One stretch of Bosea vaviloviae DNA includes these proteins:
- the lpxD gene encoding UDP-3-O-(3-hydroxymyristoyl)glucosamine N-acyltransferase, whose translation MSDPQFFPLATSLSFGEVAAISGAALPEGTDAARMITGAAALEAAGPSDLAYMDNPKYTDALAATGAGLCLVSSRFAMRVPTGTTALVSNAPYHAFALVLARFFPTALKPGSMFGSQGVAPGAFVHATAVLEAGVTVDPGAVIGPGAEIGAGTVVGSHAVIGPQVRIGRDCAIGSGSTLQSTLIGNRVIIHPGVRIGQDGFGFAMSPKGHMKVPQIGRVIIQDDVEIGANTCIDRGASRDTVIGEGTKIDNLVQIGHNVVIGRHCVIVSQVGIAGSSTLEDFVVLGGQVGLAGHLTIGMGAQVAAQSGVAGDVPRGARYGGYPAQPALSWARESALLKSLVAKRGKTSDRSDV comes from the coding sequence ATGTCAGACCCTCAATTCTTTCCTTTGGCGACCTCGCTCAGCTTCGGCGAGGTCGCAGCCATTTCGGGCGCCGCCTTGCCGGAAGGCACCGATGCGGCTCGCATGATCACCGGCGCGGCGGCACTGGAAGCCGCAGGCCCGTCCGATCTCGCCTATATGGACAACCCGAAATACACTGACGCCCTGGCGGCGACGGGCGCGGGGTTGTGCCTGGTGTCGTCGCGCTTCGCCATGCGGGTGCCGACTGGCACCACCGCGCTGGTTTCCAACGCCCCCTATCATGCCTTTGCCCTGGTGCTCGCCCGCTTCTTCCCGACGGCGTTGAAGCCAGGCTCGATGTTCGGCTCGCAAGGCGTGGCGCCCGGCGCCTTCGTTCACGCGACAGCCGTTCTGGAGGCAGGTGTCACGGTCGATCCTGGCGCGGTCATTGGCCCTGGCGCCGAGATCGGGGCGGGCACCGTGGTCGGCTCCCATGCCGTCATCGGACCGCAGGTCCGCATCGGGCGCGACTGTGCGATCGGTTCGGGCAGCACACTGCAGTCGACCCTCATCGGCAACCGCGTCATCATTCATCCGGGCGTGCGCATCGGCCAGGACGGCTTCGGCTTCGCGATGAGCCCGAAAGGGCACATGAAGGTGCCGCAGATCGGGCGCGTCATCATCCAGGACGATGTCGAGATCGGCGCCAACACCTGCATCGACCGCGGCGCGAGCCGCGATACGGTGATCGGCGAGGGCACCAAGATCGATAACCTGGTCCAGATCGGCCATAACGTCGTCATCGGGCGCCACTGCGTCATCGTCTCCCAGGTCGGCATCGCCGGCTCGTCGACGCTGGAGGATTTCGTCGTCCTCGGCGGTCAGGTCGGCCTTGCCGGCCATCTGACGATCGGCATGGGCGCGCAAGTCGCAGCCCAAAGCGGCGTCGCGGGCGATGTGCCGCGCGGTGCGCGCTATGGTGGCTATCCCGCCCAGCCGGCACTGAGCTGGGCGCGCGAGAGCGCCCTGCTGAAGTCGCTGGTCGCCAAACGTGGCAAGACCTCGGATCGCTCAGACGTTTGA
- the bamA gene encoding outer membrane protein assembly factor BamA — protein MTSTQKSLSFKLRLSRSVGLSAFMLAVSGGVVFAQAVIVQGNRSVDAETIRTYAAGQGSTAPQDIRQNLMATGLFSSVQVSRRGSQTVIAVRENDTINRVAFEGNRRLKSDVLLQQVQSKAQGPMSQALIDADVQRLKDAYRRAGYGLASVSGRIAPLPNGRSDVVFTIVESGKTGIKSINFSGNGVYSSGRLRGLMTSTESNFLSFIKTSDVYEADRISSDLELIRRFYLKNGYADFQIVSNNARFDEAQGGWVVDIAVDEGPQYRVGNVAVDSKLPDIDPNALQRVIATSAGDTYNAEAVEKSLVALTTEVSRRGYAFAQVRPRGDRDSAGRQIGITYVIDEGPRVYVERINVRGNTRTRDYVVRRELDLGEGDAYNKVLVDRAERRLNNLGFFSKVRVTNEPGSTPDRVIVNIDVEDKATGSFSIAGGYSTSDGVIGEVSLSESNFLGRGQFVRIAGTLGQRTQGVDFSFTEPYFLGRRIGAGFDLFSKYNDNYNTGRFESRVNGGQVRLTFPITEEFSITPRYSLYTTEIKVPNTTDRPYNDCSAPLAGITPGTAGAIGADSVYNCLSNGEATIAVKEAVGTTLTSLVGLNFNYNSLDNYQNPRNGFLAEIKPEFAGVGGDSKFLRIAADARYYREIFDDVVGFARVQGGHVQAAGGDLRMIDHYFLGPSLVRGFAPSGIGPRDIGTTLNPTDPTTNALGGTSYFGGTLEVQFPIFGLPRDLGLRGAVFADAGTLFNYEGGNKVALTGCPAGTEARQFNVSVNSGYQSNLACVRDKNMIRSSVGVSLLWQSPLGPIRFDYAYALTKDDGYRDPTSGVKLGGDRLQAFRFSGGTRF, from the coding sequence ATGACGTCGACCCAAAAGAGCCTGTCTTTCAAGCTGCGGCTCTCTCGATCAGTCGGACTTTCGGCCTTCATGTTGGCCGTAAGCGGTGGCGTAGTGTTCGCGCAGGCCGTGATTGTCCAGGGCAACAGAAGCGTCGACGCGGAGACGATCCGCACCTACGCGGCCGGGCAGGGCTCAACTGCTCCGCAGGATATCCGCCAGAATCTGATGGCTACCGGCCTGTTCTCCAGCGTGCAGGTCAGCCGCCGCGGATCGCAGACCGTGATCGCGGTCAGGGAGAACGACACGATCAATCGTGTCGCCTTCGAGGGTAACCGCCGGCTGAAGAGCGATGTGCTGCTCCAGCAGGTCCAGTCGAAAGCGCAGGGCCCGATGAGCCAGGCGCTGATCGATGCCGACGTTCAGCGTCTGAAGGACGCCTATCGCCGCGCTGGTTACGGTCTGGCCTCGGTGAGCGGCCGTATCGCTCCGCTGCCGAACGGGCGCTCGGATGTGGTCTTCACCATCGTCGAGAGCGGCAAGACCGGCATCAAGTCGATCAATTTCAGCGGCAATGGCGTTTACTCGTCGGGTCGCCTGCGCGGTCTGATGACCTCGACCGAGTCGAACTTCCTCAGCTTCATCAAGACCTCGGACGTCTATGAGGCCGACCGGATCTCCTCCGATCTCGAGCTTATTCGCCGTTTCTATCTGAAGAACGGCTATGCCGACTTCCAGATCGTCTCGAACAATGCCCGCTTCGACGAGGCGCAGGGCGGTTGGGTCGTCGACATCGCGGTCGATGAAGGTCCGCAATACCGCGTCGGCAATGTGGCGGTCGATTCCAAGCTGCCCGACATTGATCCCAATGCGCTGCAGCGTGTCATCGCGACATCCGCCGGCGATACCTACAATGCCGAGGCGGTCGAGAAGTCGCTGGTGGCTCTGACGACGGAAGTTTCGCGCCGCGGCTATGCCTTCGCGCAGGTCCGGCCGCGCGGCGACCGCGATTCTGCCGGGCGCCAGATCGGCATCACCTATGTCATCGACGAAGGCCCGCGGGTCTATGTCGAGCGCATCAATGTGCGCGGCAACACCCGTACGCGTGATTATGTCGTGCGCCGTGAGCTCGATCTTGGTGAAGGCGATGCCTACAACAAGGTGCTGGTCGACCGCGCTGAGCGCCGCCTCAACAATCTCGGCTTCTTCAGCAAGGTGCGTGTCACCAATGAGCCGGGCTCGACGCCTGACCGCGTCATCGTCAATATCGATGTCGAGGACAAGGCGACCGGTTCGTTCTCGATTGCCGGTGGTTACTCGACCTCGGACGGCGTCATCGGCGAAGTCTCCCTGTCGGAGTCGAACTTCCTCGGCCGCGGCCAGTTCGTCCGCATCGCCGGCACGCTCGGACAACGCACCCAGGGCGTCGATTTCTCCTTCACGGAGCCGTACTTCCTCGGCCGCCGGATCGGGGCAGGCTTCGATCTGTTCTCGAAGTACAACGACAACTACAACACTGGCCGTTTCGAAAGCCGCGTGAATGGCGGGCAGGTGCGCCTGACCTTCCCGATCACGGAAGAGTTTTCGATCACGCCGCGCTACTCGCTCTATACGACCGAGATCAAGGTTCCGAACACGACAGACCGCCCCTATAACGACTGCTCCGCGCCGCTGGCCGGCATTACGCCGGGAACAGCCGGGGCGATCGGGGCAGATTCTGTCTATAACTGCTTGAGCAATGGCGAGGCGACGATCGCGGTCAAGGAGGCGGTCGGCACCACGCTGACCTCGCTGGTTGGCTTGAACTTCAACTACAACTCGCTCGACAACTACCAGAACCCGCGCAACGGCTTCCTGGCCGAGATCAAGCCTGAATTCGCTGGTGTCGGCGGCGATTCGAAGTTCCTGCGTATCGCGGCGGATGCCCGCTACTACCGCGAGATCTTCGACGATGTCGTCGGCTTCGCTCGCGTGCAGGGTGGCCACGTCCAGGCGGCCGGCGGCGATCTGCGCATGATCGACCACTACTTCCTCGGACCGAGCTTGGTGCGCGGTTTTGCGCCCTCGGGTATCGGCCCGCGCGATATCGGCACGACGCTTAATCCGACCGACCCGACGACCAACGCGCTCGGCGGCACCAGCTATTTCGGCGGCACGCTCGAAGTGCAGTTCCCGATCTTCGGTTTGCCGCGGGATCTCGGCTTGCGCGGCGCCGTCTTCGCCGACGCCGGTACGCTGTTCAATTACGAGGGCGGCAACAAGGTGGCGCTCACGGGCTGCCCGGCCGGGACTGAGGCTCGTCAGTTCAACGTCTCCGTGAACTCGGGGTATCAGAGCAACCTCGCCTGCGTCCGCGACAAGAACATGATCCGGTCTTCGGTCGGTGTCAGCCTGCTCTGGCAGTCGCCGCTTGGCCCGATCCGCTTCGACTATGCCTATGCGTTGACCAAGGATGATGGCTATCGCGACCCGACCTCTGGCGTGAAGCTCGGCGGCGATCGCCTGCAGGCCTTCCGCTTCTCTGGCGGCACGCGCTTCTGA
- the fabZ gene encoding 3-hydroxyacyl-ACP dehydratase FabZ, with translation MNDATKTLGVADIQRIMACIPHRYPFLLVDRVVEIDGEDSGIGIKNVTMNEPQFTGHFPGRPVFPGVLMIEAMAQTAGVLVVNARGSDDPAVSTVLFTTIDKAKFRKPVIPGDTLRFHLTKVTRKRNLYFYRGEARVDGVLVAEADLSAMVV, from the coding sequence ATGAACGACGCGACGAAAACCCTGGGGGTGGCGGACATCCAGAGGATCATGGCCTGCATTCCCCATCGCTATCCATTCCTGCTGGTCGATCGCGTCGTTGAGATCGACGGCGAGGATTCCGGCATCGGAATCAAGAACGTGACGATGAACGAGCCTCAGTTCACCGGGCATTTCCCTGGTCGCCCGGTTTTCCCCGGCGTGCTGATGATCGAGGCGATGGCGCAGACCGCCGGCGTCCTTGTCGTCAATGCCAGGGGTAGCGACGATCCAGCCGTCAGCACCGTGCTCTTCACCACGATCGACAAGGCGAAGTTCCGCAAGCCGGTCATTCCAGGCGATACGCTGCGCTTCCACCTGACGAAGGTGACCCGCAAGCGCAACCTCTACTTCTATCGCGGCGAGGCCCGGGTCGACGGGGTCCTGGTCGCCGAGGCCGATCTTTCGGCCATGGTCGTTTGA
- the rseP gene encoding RIP metalloprotease RseP — protein MEFVATIWNAGSSLLGYLVPFLFVLAIVVFIHELGHFLVGRWCGVDVKVFSIGFGREIYGFNDKHGTRWRIALIPLGGYVKFSGDADASSAPDNAEVAQMTPQERVRSFPAQSIGERAAIVAAGPIANFLLAIFIFTATVFLFGKQVLIPRIDQVVAGGAAERAGLQAGDLVVAIDGQPMGSFSDMQRVISVRPNEVVSVTVERAGAKLTIPVTPALVETTSPLGKQRLGIIGVQASRKAEDWTVQHFGPLEAVRNGVSETWFVVERTYDYIGKLVSGRESTDQLSGPIRIAQVSGLVASNGGFLALINLAAILSVSIGLMNLLPVPMLDGGHLMFYAIETLRGRPLSERAQEIGARIGLSLVLLLMLFVTWNDILHVRSQL, from the coding sequence CTCGCCATCGTCGTCTTCATCCATGAACTTGGGCATTTCCTCGTCGGTCGCTGGTGCGGTGTCGATGTGAAGGTGTTCTCGATCGGCTTCGGCCGCGAGATCTACGGCTTCAACGACAAGCACGGCACGCGCTGGCGCATCGCCCTGATCCCGCTCGGCGGCTATGTGAAGTTCTCCGGCGACGCCGATGCGTCCAGCGCTCCCGACAATGCCGAGGTCGCGCAGATGACGCCGCAGGAGCGGGTGCGTTCCTTCCCGGCGCAGTCGATCGGCGAAAGAGCCGCGATCGTCGCGGCCGGGCCGATCGCCAATTTCCTGCTCGCGATCTTCATCTTCACCGCCACCGTGTTCCTGTTCGGCAAGCAGGTATTGATCCCTCGGATTGATCAGGTTGTCGCCGGGGGCGCGGCCGAACGAGCGGGTTTGCAGGCGGGGGATCTCGTTGTCGCGATTGACGGCCAGCCGATGGGCAGTTTCAGCGATATGCAGCGCGTCATCTCGGTGCGGCCCAATGAGGTGGTCTCGGTCACCGTCGAGCGCGCCGGCGCCAAGCTGACGATCCCTGTGACGCCTGCCTTGGTCGAGACGACGTCGCCGCTCGGTAAGCAGCGGCTCGGGATCATCGGGGTTCAGGCGTCGCGCAAGGCGGAGGACTGGACGGTCCAGCATTTCGGGCCGCTCGAAGCGGTGCGCAATGGCGTCTCTGAGACCTGGTTCGTGGTCGAGCGGACCTATGACTACATCGGCAAACTGGTCAGCGGGCGCGAATCGACCGACCAGCTGTCGGGGCCGATCCGGATCGCCCAGGTTTCCGGTCTGGTGGCGTCGAATGGCGGATTTCTGGCCCTGATCAACCTGGCGGCGATCCTGTCCGTCTCGATCGGGCTGATGAACCTGCTGCCGGTCCCGATGCTCGATGGCGGGCATCTCATGTTCTACGCGATAGAAACACTTCGCGGCCGCCCGCTCAGCGAACGTGCGCAGGAAATCGGCGCCCGCATCGGGCTCAGTCTCGTCCTGTTACTGATGCTGTTCGTAACCTGGAATGACATCCTTCACGTCCGTTCGCAGCTTTGA
- the lpxA gene encoding acyl-ACP--UDP-N-acetylglucosamine O-acyltransferase produces the protein MSVTIHPMSVVDPKARLGAGVRIGPFCTVGPDVTLADNVELISHVAVSGITSIGERTKLYPFASIGHPPQDVKYRGEPSTLVIGAECLIREGVTINPGTEGGGMETTVGDRCFFLANSHVGHDSHIGDNVIFSNNVMCAGHVTVGNFVIVGGGTGLQQFIRVGDHAFIGGGAGVMNDVIPFGLVRDNPAHLAGLNLVGLKRRGFSREQIHELRRAYRLLFADEGTLSERVEDVAGEFAAHPLIHEILDFIRNGNERAICVPRDVNAPDR, from the coding sequence ATGAGCGTGACCATTCATCCGATGTCGGTCGTCGATCCGAAAGCGCGCCTTGGGGCGGGCGTTCGCATCGGCCCGTTTTGCACCGTCGGGCCCGACGTGACCCTGGCCGACAATGTCGAACTGATCAGCCATGTCGCGGTTTCCGGAATCACCAGCATCGGCGAGCGCACGAAGCTCTATCCTTTCGCATCGATCGGCCACCCGCCTCAGGATGTGAAATATCGCGGCGAGCCGTCGACGCTGGTAATCGGCGCCGAGTGCCTGATCCGCGAAGGTGTCACCATCAATCCCGGCACCGAGGGCGGTGGCATGGAGACCACGGTTGGAGACCGTTGCTTCTTCCTCGCCAATTCGCATGTCGGCCACGATAGCCACATTGGTGACAACGTCATCTTCTCCAACAACGTCATGTGCGCAGGCCATGTCACGGTCGGCAATTTCGTCATCGTTGGCGGTGGCACGGGCTTGCAGCAATTCATCCGTGTCGGCGATCACGCCTTCATCGGCGGCGGCGCCGGCGTCATGAACGATGTCATCCCCTTCGGCCTGGTGCGTGACAACCCGGCTCACTTGGCCGGTCTCAATCTCGTCGGGCTCAAGCGGCGCGGTTTCTCGCGCGAGCAGATTCATGAATTGCGTCGCGCCTACAGGCTGCTCTTCGCCGATGAAGGCACCTTGTCGGAGCGCGTCGAGGATGTTGCGGGCGAGTTCGCCGCCCATCCCCTGATTCACGAAATTCTGGATTTCATCCGCAACGGTAACGAGCGGGCGATCTGCGTCCCGCGCGACGTCAACGCGCCGGATCGGTGA